The Felis catus isolate Fca126 chromosome X, F.catus_Fca126_mat1.0, whole genome shotgun sequence genome includes a region encoding these proteins:
- the RHOG2 gene encoding rho-related GTP-binding protein RhoG, translating into MDSADSKGRMQTIKCVVVGDGAVGKTCLLISYTTNAFPEEYIPTVFDNYSAQTSVDGQIVSLNLWDTAGQEEYDRLRTLSYPQTNIFVICFSIGNPSSYANVRHKWHPEVSHHCPNVPVLLVGTKRDLRNDIETVKKLKEQSLVPTTPQQGTSLAKQVGAVKYLECSALMQDGVHEVFSEAVRAVLYPATKKNTKKCVLL; encoded by the exons ATGGACTCCGCG GACTCCAAGGGAAGAATGCAGACAATCAAATGTGTGGTCGTAGGTGATGGGGCTGTAGGTAAGACCTGCCTCCTCATCAGTTACACAACAAATGCTTTTCCTGAAGAGTATATCCCCACCGTCTTTGACAACTACAGTGCCCAGACATCTGTGGACGGCCAAATTGTCAGCCTGAACCTGTGGGACACAGCTGGCCAAGAGGAGTATGACCGACTGCGAACGCTGTCCTACCCCCAGACCAATatctttgtcatttgtttttctattggtAACCCATCGTCGTATGCCAATGTGAGGCATAAGTGGCACCCAGAGGTCTCTCATCATTGCCCCAATGTACCTGTCCTGCTGGTAGGCACCAAGAGGGACCTGCGGAATGACATTGAGACAGTGAAGAAGCTGAAGGAACAGAGCCTAGTGCCCACAACTCCTCAGCAAGGCACTTCCCTGGCTAAGCAGGTGGGGGCTGTGAAGTATCTGGAATGTTCAGCCCTGATGCAGGATGGGGTCCATGAGGTATTTTCAGAAGCTGTCCGCGCTGTGCTTTACCCTGCCACAAAGAAGAACACCAAGAAGTGTGTCCTCTTATAG